Proteins from a genomic interval of Syngnathus acus chromosome 4, fSynAcu1.2, whole genome shotgun sequence:
- the dnttip2 gene encoding deoxynucleotidyltransferase terminal-interacting protein 2 isoform X6, with protein MVVTRRGVRVCSPNQTNLEQASHIQATPSTGRRTRSGASQAANSVKTSSRLREDSSDSPTSSLKRCSRAFRLHSPEQPCTPVSSVNEADVSDLDSCSSVTFNADQPVTRSRATCKTGQEESELGSCAPKNVRSTRRSAPNKRVESLSSVVSHSETPAMGSRRRGKSLSITLNFAEDELSDADSCCSLPTVEKTVRSKRSRAAHNVDPVKTGDKEAESSSSLPTDSQRVTRSQKRSTRSSAKAKEFDLSDASSFTSEASPASQSTIRRSARTRKVVPIPLNLDETSTSSSTPSRRTTRRTAAEKSCDSEGFESGSDYAISAKRQAKTPSSSSKNAESDSEQTDGHSTLESLVSSQQHVPMKGLWVVLETSPEGNVLHDSMLETTVVAEDADCTLLEEEKQVSVPSTEAAVNQVKLAHPNEQEVLVVAPDQQHELSAEKQDEDDSAVEKMEEETGSSPSGARCEDVGGDDEKDDDVRTEVSGDDRVLCGSVSTTQEQEDEMEVEEVTCQEVVMEISTEDKDVCEGEPEEAVVSVDERVTPDEPQLEDAKATEKTSTSHPVASRDDEEMELEEEDMGETQGHSGKPEEIAATVVEETTFKKSPLKDMKASKKTKTISLLESGENKEDEDIFDHQVEDTEEQQGPSRKPEKETTAKKSPLKDMKASQKTKKTSLLETEEDEDISDHKVEDTEEQQGPSRKPEKETTATVVEETTFKKSPLKDMKASKKTKTISLLESGENKEDEDIFDHQVEDTEEQQGPSRKPEKETTAKKSPLKDMKASQKTKKTSLLETEEDEDISDHKVEDTEEQQGPSRKPEKETTATVVEETTFKKSPLKDMKASKKTKTISLLESGEDKEDEDISDHQVEDTEEQQGPSRKPEKETTATVIDETTFKKSPLKDMKASQKTKKVSLLESSEDEEDEDIFDHQVEDTEEQQGPSRRPKKETTFKKSPLKDMKASQKKKKISLLETEKDEDIFDHKVEDTKKQQGPSRRPKEETKFKKSPLKDMKASQKTKKISLLETEENEDLFDHQVEDTEEQQGPSRRPKKKTTFKKSPLKDMKASQKTKKISLLESSEDEDIFDHQVEDTEKQQGPSRRPKKETTFTKSPLKDMKASQKKKKISLLESSEDEEDEDISDHQVEDTEEQQGPSRRPKKETTFKKSPLKDMKASQKTKKISLLESSEDEDIFDHQVEDTEKQQGPSRRPEKETTCKKSQLKDMKASQKKKKISLLESSEDEEDEDIFDHQVEDTEEQQGPSRRPKKKKKKKTTAGVSVDGLFMVDARPGQEVDEDYYTERLTREEVVGTKKGEEEDDEEFVDEEADDDDDYGEEALLLSSRNPSLKKMSSRIDPGVNMKQLGGLYITFDGSKSKPSSTLLSQHKKKDQDELMKKSVIGSDFEKKEAVPPYTESKKALKLKHRVEREKTTGDAWFNMKAPELTQELKGDLKLLKMRGSMDPKRFYKKNDRDGFPKYFQVATVEDSAIDFYHSRIPKKQRKRTMVEELLADAEFRSNNKKRYQSIVAEKAAQASGKNKKFKKNTFHKKSQKVTK; from the exons ATGGTGGTTACCAGAAGAGGAGTACGCGTGTGTTctccaaatcaaacaaatctTGAGCAAGCCTCCCACATCCAG GCGACTCCATCAACAGGGAGAAGAACCAGGAGTGGGGCCTCACAAGCGGCAAACTCAGTGAAAACCAGCAGCCGCCTTAGAGAAGACAGCAGCGACTCTCCGACGTCCTCATTGAAAAGATGCTCCCGAGCCTTCAGACTCCACAGCCCCGAGCAGCCTTGCACCCCCGTGAGCTCAGTCAACGAAGCAGATGTGTCCGACCTGGACTCGTGCTCCTCTGTCACATTCAATGCGGACCAGCCAGTGACGCGCAGCAGGGCGACCTGCAAAACCGGTCAAGAAGAATCCGAGCTGGGGTCCTGCGCGCCAAAGAATGTCCGAAGTACGAGAAGGAGCGCTCCAAACAAGAGGGTGGAATCCCTTAGCTCTGTTGTGTCCCACAGTGAAACTCCGGCTATGGGCAGCAGAAGAAGGGGCAAAAGTCTTTCCATCACCTTGAATTTCGCAGAAGATGAATTGTCCGATGCGGACTCTTGCTGTTCTTTACCGACTGTGGAGAAAACGGTCAGAAGCAAGAGAAGTAGGGCGGCACACAACGTGGATCCAGTCAAGACCGGAGATAAAGAAGCGGAATCCTCCTCTTCACTGCCGACCGATTCGCAAAGAGTCACCCGAAGTCAAAAGAGAAGCACCAGATCTTCTGCCAAAGCGAAAGAGTTCGACCTCTCTGATGCAAGCAGCTTCACTTCCGAAGCCTCTCCAGCTTCTCAATCCACGATTCGCAGGAGTGCAAGAACAAGAAAGGTGGTTCCCATTCCCCTGAACTTGGACGAAACCTCCACAAGCTCGTCGACTCCGAGCCGAAGAACAACTAGACGGACTGCCGCCGAGAAGTCTTGCGACTCGGAGGGCTTTGAATCTGGCTCTGATTACGCCATCAGTGCTAAGCGGCAGGCGAAGACCCCCTCCTCTAGTTCCAAGAACGCCGAGTCGGATTCTGAGCAGACAGACGGTCATTCTACTCTGGAGAGCTTGGTGAGCTCTCAGCAGCATGTGCCGATGAAGGGTCTGTGGGTTGTCTTGGAGACCTCCCCAGAGGGAAACGTACTGCACGACTCTATGCTGGAGACCACAGTGGTCGCCGAAGACGCGGACTGTACGTTGCTGGAAGAAGAGAAGCAAGTCAGCGTGCCGTCGACCGAAGCAGCAGTGAACCAAGTCAAACTGGCACATCCGAATGAACAGGAGGTTCTTGTGGTGGCTCCAGATCAGCAGCACGAGCTGTCCGCTGAAAAGCAGGATGAAGACGACTCGGCGGTGGAAAAGATGGAAGAGGAAACGGGGTCTTCACCCTCGGGAGCAAGATGCGAGGATGTCGGAGGAGACGATGAAAAGGACGACGACGTGCGCACAGAGGTGTCTGGTGATGACCGGGTTTTGTGCGGGAGTGTGTCGACAACTCAGGAACAAGAGGACGAGATGGAGGTAGAGGAGGTGACGTGTCAGGAGGTAGTCATGGAGATCAGCACGGAAGATAAAGATGTTTGTGAGGGGGAGCCGGAAGAGGCTGTGGTGTCGGTCGATGAGCGAGTGACACCTGACGAACCTCAACTTGAGGACGCAAAAGCCACTGAGAAAACATCAACAAGCCATCCTGTTGCGAGCAGAGATGATGAAGAGATGGAATTAGAAGAAGAGGACATGGGGGAGACACAAGGCCACTCCGGGAAGCCAGAGGAGATTGCGGCAACCGTCGTTGAGGAGACGACGTTTAAGAAATCACCGCTCAAGGACATGAAAGCTTCCAAGAAAACCAAGACAATCAGTCTCTTGGAGAGCGGTGAGAACAAGGAGGACGAGGACATCTTCGACCACCAAGTCGAGGACACAGAAGAGCAACAAG GCCCTTCCAGGAAGCCTGAAAAGGAGACGACGGCTAAGAAATCACCACTCAAGGACATGAAAGCTTCTCAGAAAACGAAGAAAACCAGTCTCTTGGAGaccgaggaggacgaggacatCTCCGACCACAAAGTTGAGGACACAGAAGAGCAACAAGGCCCTTCCAGGAAGCCCGAAAAGGAGACGACGGCGACCGTCGTTGAGGAGACGACGTTTAAGAAATCACCGCTCAAGGACATGAAAGCTTCCAAGAAAACCAAGACAATCAGTCTCTTGGAGAGCGGTGAGAACAAGGAGGACGAGGACATCTTCGACCACCAAGTCGAGGACACAGAAGAGCAACAAGGCCCTTCCAGGAAGCCTGAAAAGGAGACGACGGCTAAGAAATCACCACTCAAGGACATGAAAGCTTCTCAGAAAACGAAGAAAACCAGTCTCTTGGAGaccgaggaggacgaggacatCTCCGACCACAAAGTTGAGGACACAGAAGAGCAACAAGGCCCTTCCAGGAAGCCCGAAAAGGAGACGACGGCGACCGTCGTTGAGGAGACGACGTTTAAGAAATCACCGCTCAAGGACATGAAAGCTTCCAAGAAAACCAAGACAATCAGTCTCTTGGAGAGCGGTGAGGACAAGGAGGACGAAGACATCTCCGACCACCAAGTAGAGGACACAGAAGAGCAACAAG GCCCTTCCAGGAAGCCCGAAAAGGAGACGACGGCGACCGTCATTGACGAGACGACGTTTAAGAAATCACCACTCAAGGACATGAAAGCGTCccagaaaacaaagaaagtcagTCTCTTGGAGAGCAgtgaggacgaggaggacgaggac ATCTTTGACCACCAAGTCGAGGACACAGAAGAGCAACAAGGCCCTTCCAGGAGGCCCAAAAAGGAGACGACGTTTAAGAAATCACCGCTCAAGGACATGAAAGCTTcccagaaaaagaagaaaatcagtCTCTTGGAGACCGAGAAGGACGAGGACATCTTCGACCACAAAGTCGAGGacacaaaaaagcaacaaggCCCCTCCAGGAGGCCCAAAGAGGAGACGAAGTTTAAGAAATCACCGCTCAAGGACATGAAAGCTTCCCAGAAAACGAAGAAAATCAGTCTCTTGGAGACCGAGGAGAACGAGGACCTCTTCGACCACCAAGTCGAGGACACAGAAGAGCAACAAGGCCCTTCCAGGAGGCCCAAAAAGAAGACGACGTTTAAGAAATCACCGCTCAAGGACATGAAAGCTTCCCAGAAAACGAAGAAAATCAGTCTCTTGGAGAGCAGTGAGGACGAGGACATCTTCGACCACCAAGTCgaggacacagaaaagcaACAAGGCCCTTCCAGGAGGCCCAAAAAGGAGACGACGTTTACGAAATCACCGCTCAAGGACATGAAAGCTTcccagaaaaagaagaaaatcagtCTCTTGGAGAGCAgtgaggacgaggaggacgaggacatCTCCGACCACCAAGTCGAGGACACAGAAGAGCAACAAGGCCCTTCCAGGAGGCCCAAAAAGGAGACGACGTTTAAGAAATCACCGCTCAAGGACATGAAAGCTTCCCAGAAAACGAAGAAAATCAGTCTCTTGGAGAGCAGTGAGGACGAGGACATCTTTGACCACCAAGTCgaggacacagaaaagcaACAAGGCCCTTCCAGGAGGCCCGAAAAGGAGACGACGTGTAAGAAATCACAGCTCAAGGACATGAAAGCTTcccagaaaaagaagaaaatcagtCTCTTGGAGAGCAgtgaggacgaggaggacgaggacatCTTCGACCACCAAGTCGAGGACACAGAAGAGCAACAAGGCCCTTCCAGGAGacccaaaaagaagaagaagaagaagacgacgGCAGGCGTGTCGGTCGACGGTCTGTTTATGGTGGACGCGCGACCTGGGCAGGAAGTGGATGAAGATTACTACACGGAGCGCCTCACGAGAGAGGAGGTGGTGGGCACCAAGaaaggggaggaagaggacgacGAGGAATTTGTAGATGAGGAGGcagatgatgacgacgactaTGGGGAAGAGGCGCTTCTCTTGTCCAGCAGGAATCCTTCACT GAAAAAGATGTCCAGTCGCATCGACCCGGGCGTCAACATGAAACAGCTGGGGGGTTTGTACATCACTTTCGACGGCAGCAAATCAAAACCTAGCTCCACTTTGCTGAGCCAACACAAGAAGAAGGACCAGGATGAG CTGATGAAGAAGAGCGTGATAGGATCAGACTTTGAGAAGAAAGAGGCGGTGCCACCGTACACAGAGTCCAAAAAAGCCTTGAAACTAAAGCACAGG GTGGAGCGTGAGAAGACCACAGGCGATGCTTGGTTCAACATGAAAGCTCCTGAGCTGACCCAAGAGCTGAAGGGAGACTTGAAACTGCTGAAGATGAGAGGCTCCATGGATCCCAAGAGGTTCTACAAGAAGAACGACAGAGACGGCTTCCCCAAGTACTTCCAG GTGGCCACTGTGGAGGACAGCGCCATCGACTTCTATCACTCCCGCATTCCCAAGAAGCAACGGAAGAGGACAATGGTGGAGGAGTTGCTGGCTGATGCCGAGTTCCGGAG caaCAACAAGAAAAGGTACCAGAGTATTGTGGCTGAGAAAGCAGCTCAGGCGTCaggcaaaaacaagaaattcAAGAAGAATACATTCCACAAGAAATCACAGAAAGTCACAAAgtaa
- the dnttip2 gene encoding deoxynucleotidyltransferase terminal-interacting protein 2 isoform X3 — translation MVVTRRGVRVCSPNQTNLEQASHIQATPSTGRRTRSGASQAANSVKTSSRLREDSSDSPTSSLKRCSRAFRLHSPEQPCTPVSSVNEADVSDLDSCSSVTFNADQPVTRSRATCKTGQEESELGSCAPKNVRSTRRSAPNKRVESLSSVVSHSETPAMGSRRRGKSLSITLNFAEDELSDADSCCSLPTVEKTVRSKRSRAAHNVDPVKTGDKEAESSSSLPTDSQRVTRSQKRSTRSSAKAKEFDLSDASSFTSEASPASQSTIRRSARTRKVVPIPLNLDETSTSSSTPSRRTTRRTAAEKSCDSEGFESGSDYAISAKRQAKTPSSSSKNAESDSEQTDGHSTLESLVSSQQHVPMKGLWVVLETSPEGNVLHDSMLETTVVAEDADCTLLEEEKQVSVPSTEAAVNQVKLAHPNEQEVLVVAPDQQHELSAEKQDEDDSAVEKMEEETGSSPSGARCEDVGGDDEKDDDVRTEVSGDDRVLCGSVSTTQEQEDEMEVEEVTCQEVVMEISTEDKDVCEGEPEEAVVSVDERVTPDEPQLEDAKATEKTSTSHPVASRDDEEMELEEEDMGETQGHSGKPEEIAATVVEETTFKKSPLKDMKASKKTKTISLLESGENKEDEDIFDHQVEDTEEQQGPSRKPEKETTAKKSPLKDMKASQKTKKTSLLETEEDEDISDHKVEDTEEQQGPSRKPEKETTATVVEETTFKKSPLKDMKASKKTKTISLLESGENKEDEDIFDHQVEDTEEQQGPSRKPEKETTAKKSPLKDMKASQKTKKTSLLETEEDEDISDHKVEDTEEQQGPSRKPEKETTATVVEETTFKKSPLKDMKASKKTKTISLLESGEDKEDEDISDHQVEDTEEQQGPSRKPEKETTATVVEETTFKKSPLKDMKASQKTKKVSLLESSEDEEDEDIFDHQVEDTKEQQRPSRKPKKETTFTKSPLKDMKASQKTKKISLLESSEDEDIFDHQVEDTKEQQGPSRRPKKETTFKKSPLKDMKASQKKKKISLLETEKDEDIFDHKVEDTKKQQGPSRRPKEETKFKKSPLKDMKASQKTKKISLLETEENEDLFDHQVEDTEEQQGPSRRPKKKTTFKKSPLKDMKASQKTKKISLLESSEDEDIFDHQVEDTEKQQGPSRRPKKETTFTKSPLKDMKASQKKKKISLLESSEDEEDEDISDHQVEDTEEQQGPSRRPKKETTFKKSPLKDMKASQKTKKISLLESSEDEDIFDHQVEDTEKQQGPSRRPEKETTCKKSQLKDMKASQKKKKISLLESSEDEEDEDIFDHQVEDTEEQQGPSRRPKKKKKKKTTAGVSVDGLFMVDARPGQEVDEDYYTERLTREEVVGTKKGEEEDDEEFVDEEADDDDDYGEEALLLSSRNPSLKKMSSRIDPGVNMKQLGGLYITFDGSKSKPSSTLLSQHKKKDQDELMKKSVIGSDFEKKEAVPPYTESKKALKLKHRVEREKTTGDAWFNMKAPELTQELKGDLKLLKMRGSMDPKRFYKKNDRDGFPKYFQVATVEDSAIDFYHSRIPKKQRKRTMVEELLADAEFRSNNKKRYQSIVAEKAAQASGKNKKFKKNTFHKKSQKVTK, via the exons ATGGTGGTTACCAGAAGAGGAGTACGCGTGTGTTctccaaatcaaacaaatctTGAGCAAGCCTCCCACATCCAG GCGACTCCATCAACAGGGAGAAGAACCAGGAGTGGGGCCTCACAAGCGGCAAACTCAGTGAAAACCAGCAGCCGCCTTAGAGAAGACAGCAGCGACTCTCCGACGTCCTCATTGAAAAGATGCTCCCGAGCCTTCAGACTCCACAGCCCCGAGCAGCCTTGCACCCCCGTGAGCTCAGTCAACGAAGCAGATGTGTCCGACCTGGACTCGTGCTCCTCTGTCACATTCAATGCGGACCAGCCAGTGACGCGCAGCAGGGCGACCTGCAAAACCGGTCAAGAAGAATCCGAGCTGGGGTCCTGCGCGCCAAAGAATGTCCGAAGTACGAGAAGGAGCGCTCCAAACAAGAGGGTGGAATCCCTTAGCTCTGTTGTGTCCCACAGTGAAACTCCGGCTATGGGCAGCAGAAGAAGGGGCAAAAGTCTTTCCATCACCTTGAATTTCGCAGAAGATGAATTGTCCGATGCGGACTCTTGCTGTTCTTTACCGACTGTGGAGAAAACGGTCAGAAGCAAGAGAAGTAGGGCGGCACACAACGTGGATCCAGTCAAGACCGGAGATAAAGAAGCGGAATCCTCCTCTTCACTGCCGACCGATTCGCAAAGAGTCACCCGAAGTCAAAAGAGAAGCACCAGATCTTCTGCCAAAGCGAAAGAGTTCGACCTCTCTGATGCAAGCAGCTTCACTTCCGAAGCCTCTCCAGCTTCTCAATCCACGATTCGCAGGAGTGCAAGAACAAGAAAGGTGGTTCCCATTCCCCTGAACTTGGACGAAACCTCCACAAGCTCGTCGACTCCGAGCCGAAGAACAACTAGACGGACTGCCGCCGAGAAGTCTTGCGACTCGGAGGGCTTTGAATCTGGCTCTGATTACGCCATCAGTGCTAAGCGGCAGGCGAAGACCCCCTCCTCTAGTTCCAAGAACGCCGAGTCGGATTCTGAGCAGACAGACGGTCATTCTACTCTGGAGAGCTTGGTGAGCTCTCAGCAGCATGTGCCGATGAAGGGTCTGTGGGTTGTCTTGGAGACCTCCCCAGAGGGAAACGTACTGCACGACTCTATGCTGGAGACCACAGTGGTCGCCGAAGACGCGGACTGTACGTTGCTGGAAGAAGAGAAGCAAGTCAGCGTGCCGTCGACCGAAGCAGCAGTGAACCAAGTCAAACTGGCACATCCGAATGAACAGGAGGTTCTTGTGGTGGCTCCAGATCAGCAGCACGAGCTGTCCGCTGAAAAGCAGGATGAAGACGACTCGGCGGTGGAAAAGATGGAAGAGGAAACGGGGTCTTCACCCTCGGGAGCAAGATGCGAGGATGTCGGAGGAGACGATGAAAAGGACGACGACGTGCGCACAGAGGTGTCTGGTGATGACCGGGTTTTGTGCGGGAGTGTGTCGACAACTCAGGAACAAGAGGACGAGATGGAGGTAGAGGAGGTGACGTGTCAGGAGGTAGTCATGGAGATCAGCACGGAAGATAAAGATGTTTGTGAGGGGGAGCCGGAAGAGGCTGTGGTGTCGGTCGATGAGCGAGTGACACCTGACGAACCTCAACTTGAGGACGCAAAAGCCACTGAGAAAACATCAACAAGCCATCCTGTTGCGAGCAGAGATGATGAAGAGATGGAATTAGAAGAAGAGGACATGGGGGAGACACAAGGCCACTCCGGGAAGCCAGAGGAGATTGCGGCAACCGTCGTTGAGGAGACGACGTTTAAGAAATCACCGCTCAAGGACATGAAAGCTTCCAAGAAAACCAAGACAATCAGTCTCTTGGAGAGCGGTGAGAACAAGGAGGACGAGGACATCTTCGACCACCAAGTCGAGGACACAGAAGAGCAACAAG GCCCTTCCAGGAAGCCTGAAAAGGAGACGACGGCTAAGAAATCACCACTCAAGGACATGAAAGCTTCTCAGAAAACGAAGAAAACCAGTCTCTTGGAGaccgaggaggacgaggacatCTCCGACCACAAAGTTGAGGACACAGAAGAGCAACAAGGCCCTTCCAGGAAGCCCGAAAAGGAGACGACGGCGACCGTCGTTGAGGAGACGACGTTTAAGAAATCACCGCTCAAGGACATGAAAGCTTCCAAGAAAACCAAGACAATCAGTCTCTTGGAGAGCGGTGAGAACAAGGAGGACGAGGACATCTTCGACCACCAAGTCGAGGACACAGAAGAGCAACAAGGCCCTTCCAGGAAGCCTGAAAAGGAGACGACGGCTAAGAAATCACCACTCAAGGACATGAAAGCTTCTCAGAAAACGAAGAAAACCAGTCTCTTGGAGaccgaggaggacgaggacatCTCCGACCACAAAGTTGAGGACACAGAAGAGCAACAAGGCCCTTCCAGGAAGCCCGAAAAGGAGACGACGGCGACCGTCGTTGAGGAGACGACGTTTAAGAAATCACCGCTCAAGGACATGAAAGCTTCCAAGAAAACCAAGACAATCAGTCTCTTGGAGAGCGGTGAGGACAAGGAGGACGAAGACATCTCCGACCACCAAGTAGAGGACACAGAAGAGCAACAAGGCCCTTCCAGGAAGCCCGAAAAGGAGACGACGGCAACCGTCGTTGAGGAGACGACGTTTAAGAA ATCACCACTCAAGGACATGAAAGCGTCccagaaaacaaagaaagtcagTCTCTTGGAGAGCAgtgaggacgaggaggacgaggacatCTTCGACCACCAAGTCGAGGACACAAAAGAGCAACAACGTCCTTCCAGGAAGCCCAAAAAGGAGACGACGTTTACGAAATCACCGCTCAAGGACATGAAAGCTTCCCAGAAAACGAAGAAAATCAGTCTCTTGGAGAGCAGTGAGGACGAGGACATCTTCGACCACCAAGTCGAGGACACAAAAGAGCAACAAG GCCCTTCCAGGAGGCCCAAAAAGGAGACGACGTTTAAGAAATCACCGCTCAAGGACATGAAAGCTTcccagaaaaagaagaaaatcagtCTCTTGGAGACCGAGAAGGACGAGGACATCTTCGACCACAAAGTCGAGGacacaaaaaagcaacaaggCCCCTCCAGGAGGCCCAAAGAGGAGACGAAGTTTAAGAAATCACCGCTCAAGGACATGAAAGCTTCCCAGAAAACGAAGAAAATCAGTCTCTTGGAGACCGAGGAGAACGAGGACCTCTTCGACCACCAAGTCGAGGACACAGAAGAGCAACAAGGCCCTTCCAGGAGGCCCAAAAAGAAGACGACGTTTAAGAAATCACCGCTCAAGGACATGAAAGCTTCCCAGAAAACGAAGAAAATCAGTCTCTTGGAGAGCAGTGAGGACGAGGACATCTTCGACCACCAAGTCgaggacacagaaaagcaACAAGGCCCTTCCAGGAGGCCCAAAAAGGAGACGACGTTTACGAAATCACCGCTCAAGGACATGAAAGCTTcccagaaaaagaagaaaatcagtCTCTTGGAGAGCAgtgaggacgaggaggacgaggacatCTCCGACCACCAAGTCGAGGACACAGAAGAGCAACAAGGCCCTTCCAGGAGGCCCAAAAAGGAGACGACGTTTAAGAAATCACCGCTCAAGGACATGAAAGCTTCCCAGAAAACGAAGAAAATCAGTCTCTTGGAGAGCAGTGAGGACGAGGACATCTTTGACCACCAAGTCgaggacacagaaaagcaACAAGGCCCTTCCAGGAGGCCCGAAAAGGAGACGACGTGTAAGAAATCACAGCTCAAGGACATGAAAGCTTcccagaaaaagaagaaaatcagtCTCTTGGAGAGCAgtgaggacgaggaggacgaggacatCTTCGACCACCAAGTCGAGGACACAGAAGAGCAACAAGGCCCTTCCAGGAGacccaaaaagaagaagaagaagaagacgacgGCAGGCGTGTCGGTCGACGGTCTGTTTATGGTGGACGCGCGACCTGGGCAGGAAGTGGATGAAGATTACTACACGGAGCGCCTCACGAGAGAGGAGGTGGTGGGCACCAAGaaaggggaggaagaggacgacGAGGAATTTGTAGATGAGGAGGcagatgatgacgacgactaTGGGGAAGAGGCGCTTCTCTTGTCCAGCAGGAATCCTTCACT GAAAAAGATGTCCAGTCGCATCGACCCGGGCGTCAACATGAAACAGCTGGGGGGTTTGTACATCACTTTCGACGGCAGCAAATCAAAACCTAGCTCCACTTTGCTGAGCCAACACAAGAAGAAGGACCAGGATGAG CTGATGAAGAAGAGCGTGATAGGATCAGACTTTGAGAAGAAAGAGGCGGTGCCACCGTACACAGAGTCCAAAAAAGCCTTGAAACTAAAGCACAGG GTGGAGCGTGAGAAGACCACAGGCGATGCTTGGTTCAACATGAAAGCTCCTGAGCTGACCCAAGAGCTGAAGGGAGACTTGAAACTGCTGAAGATGAGAGGCTCCATGGATCCCAAGAGGTTCTACAAGAAGAACGACAGAGACGGCTTCCCCAAGTACTTCCAG GTGGCCACTGTGGAGGACAGCGCCATCGACTTCTATCACTCCCGCATTCCCAAGAAGCAACGGAAGAGGACAATGGTGGAGGAGTTGCTGGCTGATGCCGAGTTCCGGAG caaCAACAAGAAAAGGTACCAGAGTATTGTGGCTGAGAAAGCAGCTCAGGCGTCaggcaaaaacaagaaattcAAGAAGAATACATTCCACAAGAAATCACAGAAAGTCACAAAgtaa